The following is a genomic window from Balneola sp..
CCCATTCAATATGACTTGACCGACTACTCTCTTCTTGATAAAGCAAAAGAGGATCTTTTATAGACCTACTTCGCAAGTAACATCTTTCGGGTAATACTGCCAAAAGAAGAAGTTACAGTATAGAAATAGACCCCAGTAGCTAACCCATCTCCGTTAAAGGAAACTGAATGTGTTCCTGACGAATAAAAATCTCTGGTCAGGGTTTGAACAAGACTTCCTCTAATATCGAATATAGTAATGGATATCTCACTTGCTTTTGGTATATTGAACCTTATTAAAGTACTGGGGTTGAAGGGATTCGGATAATTCTGAGGAACATCAAACTTTTTTGGATGATCTTCCTCAGTTCCGTTTCCCACAGATACTTTTTGGGTAATGATCAATTCATAGTTAGAAGTAGTGAGTTCATTTCCAATAATTTTTCCGGGAGAAAAGCCCTCTCTATTAGCTTTGGATACTATAGTAGGTTCGAAATTAAACGGTATGGATTGATATTTTTCCAGATCAATTAGTGTTCCATTTTTATGATCAACTAACTCAAAAGTAAATGAATGGGTCAGTTCTTCATCTATATCCCATTCTAGTTCCAAGAGTTCGTCTACATTTTTTGATTCAATAAAGAAGTCTACATGATAAGCAGACTGCATGTCGAAAGGGATGGATTCGGCAGACTTTATTATATCTCCCGATTGACAACCTAAAATAGCATAGGTTTCGGTAGCAGGGCTGAGTTTTGAAGCGTCGAGCAAGTCCCATCCAAAAACAGCATCTGAGGAGAAAGTGATCTTGCAACCCTTGTCGAATGATGAACTTGAACGGAGGTTAAACTTAGCATCAAATGTTTGATGGGGATCTTTGGAAAACGAATGTATGGTAGCTGATGAATTCACCTTGCCACTAGTTGGAAAGGTAATTGAGGTTGCAGGAGTTGTAGTTCCTGATTCTACCCAGAATCCTTGCCATGGACTTATAATGGTTGAACTTGCTGTTTCTGGTGAATAAAGTCCGCCTTCAAGGAAGTGAATATTTGTTTGAAGAGGATTATCCGGTGTAATGGAGTTTGCATCATAATTGCTTTGAAAAGGATTACCCACTAAGGTAAAATAGGATCCTGATTCAGCGGTACTTGTATTCAAGTTTACCGATACATCTGATGAGGGTTCATCTCCTGAAACGTCAAACTTAATAGGTAAAGAAGAGCTACCTAGCGTATCGTTGTCAAAGAAATATAGTACTAAGCCTTCTCCATTTGTAAGGGTTGTACTCGTTGAGGCTGGGGTTTCAAAAGAACCTGAGCTATTATAGGTAAAGACATTAGCCTCCGCACTGTCATCAACACCCTGAATTGCTGTATCATCTGAAATTTCAGAAAGGGTGGCGTTATCCATAGGGATCGAGAGTAATCGCCACCCTATAGATCCTGAAATTATCGTTTCGGGCATAACCGTAGCTTCAATACCTCTATTATA
Proteins encoded in this region:
- a CDS encoding T9SS C-terminal target domain-containing protein; translated protein: MFIRRVVVLLMLFLGGEVAWAQTDSIAPTLNDSLLTVFLRTNYTASSPKDYDEARDSMYTSIDVDATDSLTCVYSGLRAEADGTRTPSNGSLSFNTEHSWPQSFYDNNEPMRGDIHHLYPTWSSPNQSRSNHPFAEIDDNLTTSWWFWENGASVSSIPSSNIDEYSEYYNDTFEPREDHKGNVARAMFYFWTIYQTNSDIINDDFDNEAFFEGMKQTLYQWHQDDPVNAAEVARSLHIEEIQGNRNPFIHDTTLVRRAYFNAESSSSSNDIYISEVYEANGGTVKYLELFNNSDSTINLSTSDWALLRYTNANTSPSSTISLTGEMSPKSFLVVGDDNSTNGVQTVFGEGFVDINTSSINHNGNDKYVLVKNATSTPDTIDSFARDNIGNSSSFATNQVAYRIESALPNDGSFGQTSISNDGDTVSSGYWVVFDISSSNANARLVATPGYNRGIEATVMPETIISGSIGWRLLSIPMDNATLSEISDDTAIQGVDDSAEANVFTYNSSGSFETPASTSTTLTNGEGLVLYFFDNDTLGSSSLPIKFDVSGDEPSSDVSVNLNTSTAESGSYFTLVGNPFQSNYDANSITPDNPLQTNIHFLEGGLYSPETASSTIISPWQGFWVESGTTTPATSITFPTSGKVNSSATIHSFSKDPHQTFDAKFNLRSSSSFDKGCKITFSSDAVFGWDLLDASKLSPATETYAILGCQSGDIIKSAESIPFDMQSAYHVDFFIESKNVDELLELEWDIDEELTHSFTFELVDHKNGTLIDLEKYQSIPFNFEPTIVSKANREGFSPGKIIGNELTTSNYELIITQKVSVGNGTEEDHPKKFDVPQNYPNPFNPSTLIRFNIPKASEISITIFDIRGSLVQTLTRDFYSSGTHSVSFNGDGLATGVYFYTVTSSFGSITRKMLLAK